In Acidianus brierleyi, one genomic interval encodes:
- a CDS encoding MFS transporter, translated as MSKTNWKNALYNIMSINLINFNITLAIFTMEWIISKLTCSSLLTGILIGLSSLAYFFSYFTGAFMDLTRKKKTILLGLIITLFTILFLSQIALLANNDIFTIILLFYTFAILTGFTSDIASIILSIWIKENVNEKDYRKVSSINRVTLRSLRILAEALAGIFLAISFKYSITPSLIILVVVGFLLLSMNITENVEEKRMHSFKKSLIDGFYYVKRSKVLTQFTILTTDNLFFEMQGLLLLFYVEDVLHQGPIYFSALLISAEIGIVVGSIFALRINKGKLGFYQIIFRLIISASLASYILINNIFLALIPTFLILFSSGVNSTLTSATLLRYIDKEYWGRTTGFIGVIANGLSTLSGPLGGILIEIIGVGWTYVLVSVVMLIFTFLKYTFKEYYNLEIK; from the coding sequence ATGTCGAAAACTAATTGGAAAAATGCTCTGTATAATATAATGTCAATTAATTTAATTAATTTCAATATAACGCTTGCAATATTTACGATGGAATGGATAATATCAAAGCTAACTTGTTCAAGTTTACTCACTGGAATTCTAATAGGTCTCTCTTCATTAGCTTACTTTTTCAGTTATTTTACCGGAGCATTTATGGATTTAACTAGGAAAAAGAAGACAATACTTTTGGGATTAATAATAACGCTTTTTACTATTTTATTCCTGTCTCAAATTGCCTTACTTGCTAACAACGATATTTTCACTATTATTTTACTATTTTACACTTTTGCTATATTAACCGGTTTTACCTCTGATATAGCAAGTATCATTTTAAGTATATGGATTAAGGAAAATGTGAATGAAAAGGATTATAGGAAGGTCTCATCTATTAATAGAGTTACTCTTAGGTCATTAAGGATTTTAGCGGAGGCTTTGGCAGGAATATTTCTTGCTATTAGCTTTAAATATTCAATAACTCCATCATTAATTATTTTAGTAGTAGTAGGATTTCTTTTATTATCTATGAATATTACAGAGAATGTTGAAGAAAAAAGGATGCATAGTTTTAAGAAAAGTCTTATTGACGGGTTTTACTATGTGAAGAGAAGTAAAGTGTTAACTCAGTTTACAATACTTACAACGGATAATTTATTCTTCGAAATGCAGGGATTACTACTATTATTTTACGTTGAAGACGTCTTACATCAAGGGCCAATTTATTTTAGTGCACTACTTATATCAGCTGAAATAGGAATAGTAGTAGGATCGATATTTGCATTAAGAATAAATAAAGGAAAATTAGGCTTTTATCAAATAATATTTAGACTAATAATATCAGCGTCATTGGCATCATACATCCTTATTAATAATATATTTCTTGCATTAATTCCTACTTTCCTCATATTATTCTCTTCTGGAGTCAATTCAACATTAACGTCGGCCACATTACTAAGATATATAGATAAAGAATATTGGGGAAGGACTACTGGATTTATTGGAGTAATAGCCAACGGATTATCTACACTTTCCGGCCCTTTGGGGGGCATTTTAATAGAAATTATTGGAGTTGGATGGACTTACGTATTAGTTAGTGTAGTTATGCTTATATTTACTTTCCTTAAATATACTTTCAAGGAATATTATAACCTAGAAATAAAATAA
- the csa3 gene encoding CRISPR-associated CARF protein Csa3 translates to MKTYLFSLGFHEDFMIRRLHNTFADKSDNILLVAPKPIAGASLRAYQGIQSYCSKLFLKEPNLLEIELTDFFDIVKNISTEILQYPEPFIVDVSGGMRLIGFAIVVSTLAVNKKAKFFITQEGDNFEIFFENLELKSLISNISKEKMAILLNIYRNQGITIDELANVMNRSRKTLINHLIELKEAGIVFQKGKNGGYYLSKLGEIICYRQSQVLNIK, encoded by the coding sequence ATGAAAACTTATCTTTTCAGTTTAGGTTTTCATGAGGATTTTATGATTAGGCGATTACATAATACATTTGCTGATAAAAGTGATAATATACTTCTTGTGGCTCCTAAGCCTATAGCTGGAGCATCATTAAGAGCATATCAAGGAATTCAATCTTATTGTTCTAAGTTATTTCTTAAGGAACCCAATCTTCTAGAAATAGAACTTACTGATTTTTTTGATATAGTAAAAAATATATCTACAGAAATTTTACAATATCCAGAGCCTTTTATAGTAGATGTTTCTGGAGGAATGCGATTAATAGGCTTTGCGATTGTTGTCTCTACTTTGGCAGTAAACAAGAAAGCTAAATTTTTTATTACACAAGAAGGGGATAATTTTGAAATTTTCTTCGAAAATTTAGAATTAAAATCGTTAATTTCCAATATATCTAAAGAAAAAATGGCAATTTTATTAAATATATATAGAAATCAGGGAATTACAATAGATGAACTAGCCAATGTTATGAATAGATCTAGAAAAACTTTAATAAATCATTTAATAGAACTGAAAGAAGCCGGAATTGTTTTTCAGAAAGGGAAAAATGGAGGATACTATCTTAGTAAACTAGGCGAAATAATTTGTTATAGGCAATCCCAAGTTTTAAATATAAAATGA
- a CDS encoding HEPN domain-containing protein, protein MDYKEWIEQALEDLDTAKVLLENGKYYASAWFELMYKISSYDIGIIYSISYLATALGSFFASNLSKWISILNIASWTRILSGALLILIPFSPYFIGSFIYILRSLIAGFGSPSRSTVNMKGISTEDFGAASSIQGIASRTSQATAGASGYLMEIYLPMPLIIR, encoded by the coding sequence ATGGATTATAAGGAATGGATTGAGCAAGCTTTAGAAGACCTGGATACCGCTAAAGTACTTCTAGAAAATGGAAAATATTACGCTTCAGCATGGTTTGAATTAATGTATAAAATATCATCTTATGACATAGGAATAATTTATAGCATATCATATTTAGCTACTGCATTGGGCTCATTCTTTGCATCTAATTTATCTAAATGGATAAGCATATTGAATATAGCTTCTTGGACTAGAATATTAAGCGGTGCTTTATTAATTTTAATTCCGTTTTCTCCGTATTTTATAGGAAGTTTTATTTACATACTCAGAAGTCTCATAGCTGGTTTTGGTTCTCCGAGTAGATCTACAGTAAACATGAAAGGGATATCTACTGAAGATTTCGGTGCTGCCTCAAGTATTCAAGGTATAGCTTCAAGAACTTCTCAAGCTACTGCAGGTGCTAGTGGATATTTAATGGAAATCTATTTACCTATGCCCCTCATTATCCGGTAG
- the proC gene encoding pyrroline-5-carboxylate reductase, which yields MQSVAVIGSGKIGYAILNAIKCNFNVIATGRREETINKVKSLGIEGTKDNDYAVRKADVVILSVKPQHFSTVLTQVNKESWKGKTVISVMAGIKSSTLSSLLPQTEVYRAMPNINALVNKATTAVAEREGENKEIVEKIFRSIGSVYWIPEELIDVWTALIGSGPAFIAEILDAFALGAVACGMPRDLAYDSILDMVNGTIEMLRSNKSHPVILRDQVTTPAGTTIRGLMTMESEGVKSAIIKTVEASYQRSITIGNEIDKKFRM from the coding sequence ATGCAAAGCGTTGCTGTTATAGGGAGCGGAAAAATAGGTTACGCTATATTAAACGCTATAAAATGCAATTTTAATGTAATAGCTACTGGTAGGAGGGAAGAAACTATAAATAAAGTAAAGTCTTTAGGTATTGAAGGTACAAAAGATAATGATTACGCTGTAAGGAAAGCCGACGTCGTAATTCTTAGCGTTAAGCCTCAGCATTTTTCTACTGTTCTTACGCAAGTTAATAAGGAATCTTGGAAAGGGAAAACTGTAATCTCCGTAATGGCAGGTATAAAATCGTCTACCCTTTCTTCTCTTCTACCTCAAACTGAGGTATATAGAGCAATGCCAAACATTAATGCGTTAGTTAACAAAGCTACTACGGCAGTAGCTGAAAGAGAAGGGGAAAATAAGGAAATTGTAGAGAAAATTTTTAGATCTATAGGCAGCGTGTATTGGATTCCAGAAGAGTTAATTGATGTATGGACAGCATTAATAGGAAGTGGTCCAGCTTTTATTGCAGAAATATTGGACGCGTTTGCTTTGGGAGCCGTTGCTTGCGGAATGCCAAGAGATTTGGCTTATGATTCAATATTAGATATGGTAAACGGTACGATAGAAATGTTGAGGTCTAATAAATCTCATCCAGTTATATTGAGAGATCAAGTAACTACTCCTGCAGGAACCACTATAAGAGGGCTTATGACCATGGAATCTGAAGGAGTTAAGTCAGCAATAATAAAAACTGTAGAAGCATCATACCAAAGATCAATTACTATAGGAAACGAAATTGACAAAAAATTTAGGATGTAA
- a CDS encoding AAA family ATPase, translating into MRIVVLGAKGGVGKSTISLLLSKEYVLEGKKVLLIDRDPLSWASNLIGIKDPGLLYKVVNGEKIEGSCKTVLERLTVLKFFGDYGRFYYDIKKAEDPSLRQKLEDAYYSILKRNFDVYIVDNPSLVTFNDEIVEIERNMFRKALSDQKRFRIYVTDPSESSIEQTKKYIEGLEKGAYGSEGLWGLVVNMIPPFPQEMKNAEYAVADIENIKIFMPFIEELFMGQYRIESVKVPEEIKALAKAIQEKVLNYKK; encoded by the coding sequence ATGAGAATTGTAGTCCTAGGAGCTAAGGGAGGAGTAGGAAAGTCTACTATTTCCCTTCTCCTTTCTAAGGAATATGTATTAGAAGGAAAGAAAGTCCTTCTAATAGATAGAGATCCATTATCTTGGGCCTCTAATCTTATAGGAATAAAGGATCCAGGCTTACTTTACAAAGTAGTTAATGGAGAGAAAATTGAAGGTTCTTGTAAAACTGTTTTAGAGAGACTAACTGTGCTAAAATTTTTTGGTGATTATGGAAGATTTTATTACGACATAAAGAAAGCCGAGGATCCTTCTTTGAGACAAAAATTAGAAGACGCCTACTATTCTATATTGAAAAGAAATTTTGATGTATACATAGTTGATAACCCTTCGTTAGTGACCTTCAACGATGAAATAGTAGAGATTGAAAGAAATATGTTCAGGAAAGCTCTTTCAGATCAGAAAAGGTTTAGAATTTATGTCACAGATCCTAGCGAGTCATCAATAGAGCAAACTAAAAAATATATTGAAGGACTTGAGAAAGGAGCTTATGGATCTGAAGGACTATGGGGACTAGTAGTTAATATGATACCACCATTTCCTCAAGAGATGAAAAACGCTGAATATGCAGTAGCAGATATTGAAAATATTAAGATTTTTATGCCTTTTATTGAGGAGCTTTTTATGGGGCAATATAGAATTGAAAGCGTTAAAGTTCCAGAAGAAATAAAGGCATTAGCCAAAGCTATTCAAGAGAAAGTTTTGAACTATAAAAAATGA
- a CDS encoding SPASM domain-containing protein, translated as MGLPCSAGFSNITIMPNGDIYSCYMLSYDNRFYMGNIINGLNNYRLFKVQNFLKYVNVKTNIDQCRTCDIMKICNACLGDLKFGENGKVIIDNYACNYYLGLYEGFLVELNDIMLNDIKWKSFKENLRKMKEIVEYVEN; from the coding sequence TTGGGTCTACCATGCAGTGCAGGATTTAGTAATATAACTATTATGCCAAATGGTGATATATACTCATGTTATATGCTCTCATACGATAACAGATTTTATATGGGTAATATTATTAATGGATTAAATAATTATAGATTGTTTAAAGTTCAAAATTTTCTTAAGTACGTGAATGTAAAAACTAATATAGACCAATGTAGAACATGTGATATAATGAAAATTTGCAATGCGTGCCTTGGCGATTTAAAGTTTGGCGAAAATGGAAAAGTTATCATAGATAATTATGCTTGTAATTATTACTTAGGTTTATACGAAGGATTTTTAGTTGAATTAAATGATATAATGCTTAATGATATTAAATGGAAAAGCTTTAAGGAAAATCTTAGAAAAATGAAAGAGATAGTAGAATATGTCGAAAACTAA
- a CDS encoding AsnC family protein, producing the protein MSFLAEDSAVSKVLYYVQRFGDLNSQVIGALSKVKSTKTIIDELRLKKKLFVSLSPRHRSLGLKYYIAYAIGNYNISLLNVYNILDEIPVVIARNIMNPKELVMGLVYTTHPSFIRGLEALVSAGVIKYYEVYEETQRLEYPIDYSSFDFKEWKYRNNFLVSEREPFDFPDLSDDFYPDTYDVTILGKKQAHPTYSLKDISQSTRIPFKDVLYHYQNHIVGKGLISVYRTYLFPIDYRISIFFKDDKDLISELSRIPTLLYISKSEEMDYAMIVGQNYMLFDILNYLNSLSEKYTDISIKVHPNNSNYSLTASIPYEHFNGKWNFNPEVMVLRAEESL; encoded by the coding sequence ATGAGCTTTTTAGCTGAAGATTCTGCTGTTTCTAAAGTTCTTTATTATGTTCAGAGATTCGGAGATCTGAATTCACAAGTGATTGGCGCTTTATCGAAAGTAAAGTCTACTAAAACTATAATAGACGAATTACGTTTAAAAAAGAAATTATTTGTATCGTTATCACCTAGGCATAGGAGTCTTGGACTTAAATATTATATAGCTTATGCTATTGGAAATTATAATATATCATTATTGAATGTTTATAATATTCTAGACGAAATTCCTGTTGTTATAGCTCGTAATATAATGAATCCAAAAGAGCTAGTAATGGGTCTAGTTTACACTACGCATCCTTCATTTATTAGGGGATTGGAGGCTTTAGTTTCTGCTGGTGTAATAAAATACTACGAAGTATATGAAGAAACTCAAAGATTAGAATACCCAATAGATTATTCTTCATTCGATTTTAAAGAATGGAAATATAGGAATAATTTCTTAGTAAGTGAACGTGAACCCTTTGATTTCCCTGATCTTTCTGACGATTTTTATCCCGACACTTATGATGTAACAATTTTAGGAAAGAAACAAGCTCATCCTACTTATTCCCTTAAAGATATTTCACAATCAACACGAATTCCATTTAAGGACGTTTTATATCATTATCAAAATCACATAGTCGGAAAAGGTTTAATATCTGTATACAGAACTTATCTTTTTCCTATAGATTATAGAATATCTATCTTTTTCAAAGATGATAAAGATCTTATATCTGAGTTGAGTAGAATCCCAACTTTGCTTTATATCTCAAAATCTGAGGAAATGGACTATGCCATGATAGTTGGTCAGAACTATATGCTTTTTGATATTCTTAACTATCTAAATTCCTTATCAGAAAAATATACTGATATAAGCATAAAGGTTCATCCGAATAATTCTAATTATTCGTTAACTGCTTCAATACCTTATGAGCATTTTAATGGAAAATGGAACTTTAACCCTGAAGTCATGGTATTAAGGGCTGAAGAAAGTCTATAA